The stretch of DNA CGCAGTGGGCTCACAAGCACCGAGGACCAAGCGTGCCCCGGGGCGGCCGGTTGACGCCGCTCTAGGACCGGCGATCATGCTGGCCGTGCGCGACCTCTTGGCCGAGAGCGGCTACGCCGCGCTGACGGTGGCGGCCGTGGCCCGGCGCGCGGGCGTCTCCACCGCCACCCTCTACCGACGGTGGCCCACCAAGCGCGAGCTCGTCCTGGCCTCGACCAGGCGCATGATCGAGACTGGCGTGGCTGACGAGGCCGTGGATTCCGGTGCCGCCGCGGCCGAGGGCTTCGATACTGGTTCGCTGCGAGGTGACCTGCGAGCCTTCATCGCCTACAAGAACCGGGCGCTGTCGGGGGCCACGGGTCAAGCTGTGCTGTCTCTTCTGGGCGAGCTGCCGCGGGACCCGGAGCTCAGGGAGCTGCTCCTCGGGCAGCTCCTCGCCGCCACTCGCTCTCACCTGGAGCAGATCCGGGACCGGGCTCAGACGCGCGGTGAGGATGCTCCTGATCTGGATCCTCACGCCGGAGCCCGACTGGTCCTGGGAGCGGTCCTCGCCGGGGTTGCCTTCGCGGCCGGCGGTGATGGCGGCGAGCCGTTGTCTGACGTCGAGCGGGACCTGCTGCTGCGGGCTCTCGGTTGCGGGTGATGTGGTGTGGCGTGCTGCTGAGAGGGTGTCGCCCTCTCGACGGCGGGGACGTTCTGCGCGGGCGGGGACAGGAATACCGTCACCGCCGTCCTCGGCCCTGCGGCGGGTGACCCGTCTTCCGCCGAGCCGGGCATTTCTCGCGTAGCCGGGCGGAAAAACCGTGTGGCTACGCGAAATTTGCCCGGCTCGGCGGCACCGCGGCCGTACCCGTCAGTTGGTCGACACTGCCACTGCGCTCGTGGCCGCGACGATGGCCGCCGTCGTGGCCTCCACGGCCCGCTGCACTGCGCGACCCACGGGGCTCGCTCCCGAGATCTCCTTGATCCGGCGCTTGAGGTCGCCGCGGCTGAGCCCTGTCTCCTGCTTCGGCAGGACGACCGGCGCGATGCTGAGTGCCTGCAGGATCGCCAGCAGGGCGACGTCGGACCCGGTGGGAGGCTGCACCCCGCGCAGGGTGCCGTCGATGCGCTCGCGCAGCTGTCGCTCGGGGACGGGGTCGAGCGTGGGGTAGGTCGGGCTGAAGGAGCCGAACAGGCCGCCGGTGTGGATGCGGACGACCCCGGCCGCCTCCAAGGACTCGGCAATGTGCTGGGTGGGGTTGAGCTTGCCCCATGAGACCAGGGAGGAGAAGCGCTTGCCGTCCTTGGCGGGCAGGACCGTCAGCGCCCAGTCCAGCACGGGGTGTCCAGTGGGTTCGGAGTTGACGATGTAGACGCGGGGGCTGCGGTCCTCGGTCAGGGAGACACGGCCGGCCAGCAGCAGGTCGGTGAGCAGCGCGCCGGTGAGCCCGTAGTTCGGGTAGGTCATGCGGCTCTCGGGCTTTCCGGAGTCCTTGGTCAGCAGAAGGAACAATTCTTCACAGATCAGCATCGCATTCATGAATCCAGTACATCGCGCCGTGACCCGTCTGTGATCCCTCGCAGGTGCGATATCCGGATCCGGGGCGGGTCCTCCTCGAGGGGGAGACGCTGGGCCCCGGGGTCAGGCTGCGGTCTGGCCCTCGTCCAGCTCCTGTCTCATCAGGTACGAAGCCGGGCCCGTTCGCGTTGGGCGTTCGGCCGGCGCACTAGCAGCTCGCAATCGTGTCGTACCCGGACCGTAACCTTGTGGCCATGGCTCGCGCGATTCGGCATGACGACTGGCCTGCGAGGCTCACTGACGACCAGATCATCAGCGGAGTCGGCCGCGGGGCCTTCCAGCGCGGCCTGGACTACGCGCGCAAGGGCCGCGTGCGGGGCATCGGCGTCGCCGGGGACGGGGACATCATCAGCGCCCAGTCCAAGGGCTCGGGCGCGCGCATCTACCAGACCATGGTCTTCCGCAAGCAGCAAGACCGGAGGGGGCCGATTGCCTGGGTCGGCAGCTGCTCGTGCCCGGTGGGCACCAACTGCAAGCACGTGGCCGCCCTGCTCATCACGGTGCGCGCCGTGGCGGAGGAGACGGCCGCCGGCGGGGACGCCTCCCCGCGTTCTGCCTGGGAGAGCCGGCTGGCCGGCCTGCTGCAGCTGGAGCGCACGCCGCGCCGTCGGATGGCCCTGGAGATCGTCGACGACCCCGGCAGCATGTGGGGCACCCCGGCCGGCCCATCCATGCTGCCGCTCATCGAGGGCAAACGCGGCTGGAACAAGCAGGGCGCCTCCTGGAGCCAGATCGCCTCCGGTGGGCTCGACGACGAGGCCGACCCCGAAGTCATCGGCGTCCTGCGCGAGCTGGCCGGCATGGCCGGCGGATACGGCTTCTACTACGCCGATGACCGTGTCTCCCTGGTGACCGCACCCGCCCGCGTCTGGGGGGTGCTGCGTCGCGGACTGGCGGCCGGCCTGACCCTCACCACCGCGCAGCGCCACGGCCGGCCCGTCTACCTCGCCGAGGGTCTGCGCGGCGGCGTCCGCCTCCTCCGGGAGGATGACGGAGGCGTCGTCGTGGCTCCCGCCCTGGATATCGACGACGTCGAGGAGCTGCGCCGCCTGCAGGTCCCCGGACTGAACCTCACCTTCACCCTCATGCCGATCGGCGACCCGGTTCACGGCTTCTACACGTGGATGCCCGGGCGCGAGTTGCTGCTCATGCCGATCGAGCCGTGCCCCACCGAGGCGCTCTCCCGTGCGCTGCTGGACGAGGGGGAGGCCATCACCATCCCGGCCGGAGACGTCGAGCGATTCGAGACCGAGCACCTCGAGGCCCTCACCCGGGCGCTGCCGGTCCTGTCCGCCGACGCCTCCATCCGCATGCCCCGGCCCACGACGCTGCGCGCCGCGCTCGCGGTCCACGTCGATGCCGGGGAGCACCACCTGACCACCGAGTGGTCGATCCGCTACGTCTCCGAGGACGGCGAGGTCCGGCACAGCCACGGCCTCCCCGACCTCCCCGCGGCGGCTGAGGGCCGCACCGAGGGAGGGGCCGCCGGCCGGGACATCGAGGGGGAGACCCGCCTGGCCCGCGAGGTGCTCAACCGCCTGCTGCCCCTGGCCGGCCGGCACCCGGCCGTCTGGCACCCCCTGGACCTGCGCGGCATGGCCACGGCCCGCTTCATGACCGAGACGCTGCCGATCCTGCGCGAGATGGAGGCCGTCGACGTCGAGGTCGACGACGACGTCCCCGACTACCGCGAGGCTGCCGACGCCCCGGTCATCACCACCAGCGTCAGCGACGACGAGGACCGCCCCGACTGGTTCTCCTTGTCCGTACGCGTCCACGTGGGCGATGAGGAGATCCCCATCGGTCAGCTCATGGCGGCCGTGGCCGCCGGCGAGCGGGAGGTGCTCCTGGAGTCGGGCACGTGGCTGAGCATCGACCGGCCGGAGATCGAGGCCCTGGCCCGCCTCATGGAGGAGGGCCGCGAGCTCGCCGACCCGCAGGCGCACGGCACCCTGCGGGTCAGCGCCCTGCACGCCGGCTACTACGAGCTCCTGGAGTCCCTCGGCGTCATCGGGCGGTCCACGGCCCGCTGGAAGGAGAGGGT from Actinomyces sp. Marseille-P3109 encodes:
- a CDS encoding TetR/AcrR family transcriptional regulator, with product MNAVGSQAPRTKRAPGRPVDAALGPAIMLAVRDLLAESGYAALTVAAVARRAGVSTATLYRRWPTKRELVLASTRRMIETGVADEAVDSGAAAAEGFDTGSLRGDLRAFIAYKNRALSGATGQAVLSLLGELPRDPELRELLLGQLLAATRSHLEQIRDRAQTRGEDAPDLDPHAGARLVLGAVLAGVAFAAGGDGGEPLSDVERDLLLRALGCG
- a CDS encoding GOLPH3/VPS74 family protein gives rise to the protein MLICEELFLLLTKDSGKPESRMTYPNYGLTGALLTDLLLAGRVSLTEDRSPRVYIVNSEPTGHPVLDWALTVLPAKDGKRFSSLVSWGKLNPTQHIAESLEAAGVVRIHTGGLFGSFSPTYPTLDPVPERQLRERIDGTLRGVQPPTGSDVALLAILQALSIAPVVLPKQETGLSRGDLKRRIKEISGASPVGRAVQRAVEATTAAIVAATSAVAVSTN
- a CDS encoding DEAD/DEAH box helicase encodes the protein MARAIRHDDWPARLTDDQIISGVGRGAFQRGLDYARKGRVRGIGVAGDGDIISAQSKGSGARIYQTMVFRKQQDRRGPIAWVGSCSCPVGTNCKHVAALLITVRAVAEETAAGGDASPRSAWESRLAGLLQLERTPRRRMALEIVDDPGSMWGTPAGPSMLPLIEGKRGWNKQGASWSQIASGGLDDEADPEVIGVLRELAGMAGGYGFYYADDRVSLVTAPARVWGVLRRGLAAGLTLTTAQRHGRPVYLAEGLRGGVRLLREDDGGVVVAPALDIDDVEELRRLQVPGLNLTFTLMPIGDPVHGFYTWMPGRELLLMPIEPCPTEALSRALLDEGEAITIPAGDVERFETEHLEALTRALPVLSADASIRMPRPTTLRAALAVHVDAGEHHLTTEWSIRYVSEDGEVRHSHGLPDLPAAAEGRTEGGAAGRDIEGETRLAREVLNRLLPLAGRHPAVWHPLDLRGMATARFMTETLPILREMEAVDVEVDDDVPDYREAADAPVITTSVSDDEDRPDWFSLSVRVHVGDEEIPIGQLMAAVAAGEREVLLESGTWLSIDRPEIEALARLMEEGRELADPQAHGTLRVSALHAGYYELLESLGVIGRSTARWKERVGRLLERARAAEAVADRADGPTGGADDAGSGGTAGEVAVPEGLRVTLRPYQLEGYRWLNFLRRAGLGGILADDMGLGKTVQVLAAAQRLIEEREEAQGRVPADGGAGEAEPEVIGPVLVIAPTSVVGSWVEQAERFCPDLRVRAVTRTAAKREDSLEQIAAHSDVVVTSYTIARLCEEEFIAQDWAWVVCDEAQFVKNHASATYKAVRRLRAPSTIAITGTPLENSLMDLWALMSIAAPGLLPDPERFGQVYRKPIDRGDTEALGRLRRRMRPFLLRRTKEQVAADLPAKTEQVLAVELGAKHRKAYDQRLARERQRILGLLEEDTAQSRFIALKALTALRQMALDPELVDGGGGTEPGDAEGAAGADTDAAGGRAASGRKPARRGARDAKSKVAAVPARGQRGPGRRPSPSAKVQVLLEHLGPILSEGHRALIFSQFTRYLSGAREHLEAAGVRTAYMDGGTSNRQEVIDAFRAGGADVFLISLKAGGFGLTLTEADYVFLLDPWWNPQAEEQAVDRTHRIGQDKSVMVYRLVSADTIEEKVMALKEKKAELFARVVEGTGNVEDGGEGAGGPAGTAGAAGTGGLSPAALTAAEIRELIEG